The stretch of DNA CAAAAAAGCCTTTAAAAAGTTTCAGTATCATTTTACTCTCCTCATCATTATATAGTCACTTTGACCCATTGTTTTTTGCATTGCACCAAAAACCTGACAGTAACATAACCTTTATTATGTTTGTGTCAACAAATATTTTTACAATTAACCAAAAAGGTGATCCTTGAATTTACTTATTGTGCACCCCAACGACTTTATATCGGAAAATATGGTATCCATATCCGGTCCAAGGCTCCATCATATAAGAAACATATTGAAAACGGATATAGATCAAAGCCTTGCCATGGGTATTCTCAACGGTTCAATAGGTACGGGTATTCTGGCTAGCAGAAATGAAAGCAGGGATCTGTTTCAGGTACAGTTTTCAAGTCCGCCTCCACCGGCCTTAAACGTAACTCTTATCCTCGCCCTTCCTCGTCCCAAGGTATTCAGGCGCATTCTTCAATCCATTACCAGCCTTGGAGTGAAACACATTATTCTTCTCCATGCCTTCAGGGTTGAAAAAAGTTACTGGCAAAGTCCGTTTCTGTCTGACACCTCTATTTTTACGCAATGCATCAAAGGTCTTGAACAGGCTAAGGACACAATGGTACCCTTTATTCAGATGGAAAAAAAATTCAAACCCTTTGTTGAAGATCAACTGCCCCTTCTTCTGAAAGATAAAAAAGGATATATTGCACACCCATATTGCGAATCCTCTTTTGGTAATCCTGAACCCCCTGCCGTTGTTGCCATTGGTCCTGAAGGTGGATTTATTCCCTACGAGGTCCAATTACTGGAAAAAGCAGGTATGCAGTCCTTTTCCATGGGTGCACGTATCCTTACAACAGAAACAGCCGCATCCGTTCTTCTTTCACGATTTCTTCCTTTTTAATCTGAAACAAAATCATTTTTTTAAGTTTCCTTGTAAAAAAAACAAAAATAACTATCTTTTTTTTAATCTCTTGGATGTTATTGTCTGGTTGATTACACAAAAATAATATCCAGCCTCCTCTTCACCCAGCCATTCTCACGTTGAAGGAGATATTCATGAGCTACATTAAGATTCGTTTTGGATCGGAATTTGATCAGTCCCGAAGCTGCGGAGGTTCCGTTTCAGAAATGTTCACTTCCGTAAATCCCATGTTTTCCGTTGGCCAGAGAAGGTGGAATCCTTCCATGGATATTTATGAAACAGAAGATCATATTATCATTCTTGCGGAAATTGCTGGTGTTGAAAAAGAAAATCTTGAACTGGAAATCAGCCATAAGGCCATACGTATTCATGGAACGCGTAATTGTAAAATATCCATGTCAAATACCACCTACAGACTGGCGGAAATATTTTATGGTTGTTTTGAGAGAGTCCTTTTCCTGCCCACAACCATAGATACGGAAAAGGTCAGTGCATCCTACACCAATGGTTTTCTGGAAATTAACCTTACCAAAAAAAATTCCCGAAATATTCACCGCGTTGAAATTCAGTCCGATTAAACATTTGATATACTATCCGGAGGTGAGCGATGCAGGAGCAGCAGCCGTCCCTGGAACTGAGCCAGGAAAAATTACCCGAAATCTTACCCATTCTTCCCCTTCATGACGTGGTCCTTTTCCCTAAAATGGTGCTGCCGCTGGTTGTACGTCAGGAACAGTCCGTACAACTGATTGATGAAGTAATGGGTAAAGACCGAATTGTCGGATTTATTGCCGTTAAAAAAAATAAAGATAAAGGAAATCCTTTCACTTCACCCGAAGAACTCTATGAAACAGGTTGCGGTGCCATCATATTAAAAATGGCCAAAGGAGAGGACAATCGTGCCCAGCTTCTCGTTCAGGGTATCAGCCGCTTTTCCCTTAAGGAATACAACGCCCATAATCCCTACCTCGTTGCCAATATCCGGCAGATAGAAGAACCGGAAACCAAAGGCAAAGAAATAGATGCCCTTACTTCCAATCTGCTTGACCTTTACATACAGGTTGTGGAGCTTTCTCCCGGTCTTCCGCAGGAAATGGCTCAAATGGCCAGAAACATTGATGAGCCCGGTGTTCTTGCGGATATGATTACCTCAACTATCAATACGAGCCATGAAGAAAAACAAAAAATCCTTGAAATTACGGACCTTAAAAAACGACTCAGGGAAGTCACTAAGATTGTTAATTATCAGCTTGAAATTCTCAAAATTGGTTCCAAAATTCAGACGCAGGTAAAAGAAGATATGGGCCAGAAGCAAAAAGAATTTTATCTGAGACAACAGCTCAAGGCCATTCGGGATGAACTGGGTGAAAGTGATGAACCCACAGTTGAAGTGGATGATTACCGCGCTAAGATAGCAGAAAAAAAACTTTCCGAAGAAGCCAGAAAAGAAGCGGAAAGGGAGCTGAAACGTCTTTCCAGAATGCACCCATCTTCTGCAGAATACAATGTTGTTACAACCTATCTTGACTGGATGGTGGCCCTGCCATGGGGTCATTCAACGGAAGATATTATTGATATTAAAAAAGCCAGAAAAATTCTGGATGATGATCACTATGGACTTGAAAAGGCAAAAAAACGCATACTTGAATACCTCGCTGTCCGTAAACTGAAACCGGATTCCAAAGGCCCCATACTCTGCCTTGCCGGACCTCCCGGAACGGGAAAAACATCCCTTGGTCGATCCATAGCCAAAGCTTTGGGCAGGGAGTTTGTTCGCATGGCCTTAGGAGGCGTACGCGATGAGGCTGAAATAAGGGGTCACAGAAGAACTTACGTAGGTGCACTCCCCGGAAGAATTATCCAGGCACTACGAAGGGCCGGAACGGATAACCCCGTATTTATTCTTGATGAAATAGATAAGCTGGGCAATGATTTCAGAGGAGATCCATCATCCGCCCTGCTTGAAGTACTGGATCCGGAACAGAATCATTCTTTTGTGGATCATTACGTTGATGTACCCTTTGATCTCTCCAAGGTTATGTTCATCACAACGGCTAATGTGCTGCATACCATACCACCGGCACTGAGAGACCGCATGGAAGTTATTGAACTTTCCGGGTACACGCTGGATGAAAAAGTAAAAATATCAAACAGATATATTATACCCAGACAGAGAAAAGCCCATGGCATCAATGCCAACCAGATAACCTTTACCAATGGTTCCGTACGTCATATTATTGAAGATTATACCCGTGAGGCAGGACTTAGAAATCTTGAAAGGGAAATTGCCTCCATATGCAGAGGCGTGGCAAGCCGCATAGCGGAAGGAGAAGCGGAAAACGTTTCTATTAACGTGATGAATATTCCCAGATACCTGGGACCTAAAAAAATTCATAACGAGGTGAATACCAACATCAAGGTTCCAGGGGTTGCCGTGGGACTTGCATGGACTCCTGCCGGTGGTGATGTGCTGGTCATTGAGGCCAAAGCCATGAAAGGGAAGGGGAAACTCACCCTTACGGGACAGCTGGGGGATGTCATGAAAGAATCTGTATCCGCAGCCATGAGTTTTATAAAGGCAGATGCATCCCGTCTTCAGATTCCAGAAGACTTTTTTGAAAATCATGATCTTCACATCCATGTACCTGCCGGTGCTATTCCAAAAGACGGGCCTTCAGCAGGGGTAACCATGCTCACAGCCATAACCTCTCTGGCAACGGGCAGAAAAGTGAACCAGAACCTTGCCATGACCGGAGAAATAACCTTGCGGGGTGAAGTGCTTCCCGTAGGCGGTATTAAGGAAAAGGTACTCGCCGCACACAGAGCGGGAATAAGAACGCTGATTCTTCCCAAATGGAACGAAAAAGATACGGAAGAAATACCTAAAAAAATCAAAAAAGAAATTATTTTTTACTTTCCGGATAAAATGCTGGACGTTCTGGATATCGCCCTTGAAAAAGGGGAAAATATAAAAAAGGAAACATCAAAAGAAAAACAAAAGCCACCCAGAAAACCGGCAGAGAACAAATGACGTATTCATAACCAACAATAAAAGCCCGCACCCAAAAACAGTGTGCGGGCTTTTATTATTTCCTTCATGTATTGTATCACATGTCAATCATGGTCACTTCCAGTGCATTATTCTGGATAAACTCACGTCTGGGCTCAACCTCATCACCCATAAGCAGGGTAAAAATATCATCGGCAACCTGAGCATCTTCAACCTTGACTTGTAACAGTCTCCTTTTATCAGGATCCATAGTGGTTTCCCACAGCTGGTCCGGGTTCATCTCACCAAGGCCCTTATAGCGCTGAATATTAATTCCTTTTTTAGCTTCTTCATTGATTTTTTTATAAAAAGACCTGAGATTACCTAATGTTTCCCTGTTGTCTGTCTCTTTAGAAGAAATTTGGAAAGGAGGCCTGTTAAATTCTTTTATTTTCTGGCTTAAATCGGCACATCTCTGATACTCTTGGGAAAAAATAAAACTTCTCCCTATTCTTACGGGTTTTTTCTCCCTGACTGTTGCATATTCTTCTTCCAGCGATATTTTCCTTTCCGGAGATGTTACCACCAGTTCAAAAATATCCCTCTCTGCATTCCACATAAACTGGTTTATTTCATATCCGGAAGCAAGGAGATGATTGTGGACACGCTGCATCAGTTCTTCGTTTTTAAGGTCCTCTTTTTCCTTTATGCCTTCTCCCAGCAGAATATCCATCAGCTCGGGTTCATATCCCTTGCGCTGGAGTTTTTCCTGATTCAGCATAAAAAGGTCAAGATTTTTTAAAAATGTATAGAGAACCTCACTTTCCAGAGGTGTTTCTTCGTTATGAACATAAATATGTTTCAGGTCACAGACCCTTTTCAGCAGATAACGGCTGTATTCATTTTCATCTTTAAGATAAATGCCACCCTTTCCTTTTCCTATACGGTACAGAGGAGGCTGGGCAATATACATATACCCTTTTGCTATAACCTCAGGAACCTGCCTGTAGAAAAAGGTAAGAAGCAGAGTCCGGATATGGGAACCATCCACATCCGCATCCGTCATAATAACAATTTTATGATACCGGACCTTTTCAATATCAAATTCTTCCCTGCCTATTCCAGCACCAAGAACGGTAATTATATTTTTGACTTCTTCACTTTTCAGAATCTTGTCAAAACGTGCTTTTTCAACGTTTAATATCTTACCCCTCAAGGGTAGAATAGCCTGAAATCTTCTGTCCCTTGCCTGCTTTGCCGAACCTCCGGCAGAATCGCCCTCCACAAGAAAGAGTTCCCTTTCTTTGGGATCGGAATACTGACATTCTGCAAGTTTTCCGGGTAGTGTTGCATCGGCCATTCCTCCCTTGCTTCTGGCAAGATCTCTTGCACGCCTGGCTGCTTCTCTGGCACGGGCAGCTTCCACAGCCTTCACAATAATTTTTCTTGCAATGGAAGGATTTTCTTCAAAAAACAGATTCAGCTTTTCGTTTACCAGAGATTCAACCAACCCCTTAACCTCAGAGTTCCCAAGTTTGGTTTTCGTCTGGCCTTCAAACTGAGGTTCTTTTATTCGAATACTGACAATGGCTGTCAGTCCTTCACGGACATCATCTCCGGATATTTTGGCCTGCATATTTTTAGGGATATGGTCCCCGGAAGCATAGGCATTCAAGGTACGGGTAAGGGCTCCCTTGAATCCACTGAGATGAAAACCGCCTTCCACAGTATGAATATTATTTGCAAAAGACTGAATTTTTTCATTGAAGGAATCATTGTACTGAATGGCAACTTCTATCTGAACATCATTGCGTTTTCCTTCAATAACAATGGGATCATGAATCAAAGCATGATGACGATTCAGATATTCGACAAAGGACCGTATCCCACCTTCATAATGGAAATCATCCCGTTCATCGGATCTTTCATCTTCTATGACGATACGAATCCCTTTATTCAGAAAGGCGAGCTCACGCATACGTCGGCTTAAAATTTCGTAAACAAAGCTGTCCGTATTCATTACCGTTGTATCAGGTTTGAAATGAACCTGTGTTCCGGTCAGATCCGTTTCACCAATGATCTTTAGTTCGGAAGTCTTTTTTCCTTTGGAAAAAGTTTGAAAAAAAACATTTCCTTTTTGCCAGATAGTCAGTTCCAGAAGATCTGAAAGTGCATTGACAACGGAAATCCCAACACCGTGAAGACCACCTGAAACCTTATAGGTATCATTATCGAATTTTCCACCAGCATGAAGTTTGGTAAGAACCACTTCTGCCGCAGGTACCCCTTCTTTCTCGTGTATTTCAGTGGGGATTCCCCTGCCGTTATCTTTGACGGTTACACTGTTGTCCGTATGGATAGTGATTTCAATCCTGTCACAATATCCTGCCATGGCTTCATCAATGGAGTTATCCACTACCTCATAAACCAGATGATGGAGACCTTCACTTTCAATGTTACCAATGTACATGGAAGGACGTTTACGGACGGCTTCAAGGCCTTCAAGTATTTTTATATTTTTAGCTGTATAGGTATTTTCAGTCATTTTTTTTATATTCTTATCGGCATAATTACGGATGTGAAGTGATTGTCAGATTTTCCTTTTATAATACAGGGTGTCTGACTGTTATGAATATAAACATGAACCTCTTCTTCTTCTACCAGGGCTAAGGCATCCATAAAAAACTTTGGATTAAAGGCAACTTCAAACCCTTCCCTTTCAAAGGAAATTGTCAGTTCTTCATGGGATTCTCCCATATCGGGATTGGATGTCATGAGGGTGAGTTTATCCCTGTCAAAGGAAAATATGATGGATCTGAATTCATCATCAGACAGAATGGACATTCTGCGAAGGCTCATGATGAGTTCCTGTCTGTTAAAAACAATAATATTTTCCGGATCCATCTGCATGATATCCTGATAACCGGGGAAGCCTCCTTCCAGAAGGGTTATGGAAAAAATTTCTGTTTCTTTGGCAACCACAAAGCGGTTATTCAGTACACCAATATTGACAGGAAGGTTCGTATCTAAAAATTTGAGCAGTTCTGCAAGACCTTTTTTAGGTATCAGTAGAAAAGGACTTCCTTCTTTAAAAGGAAACTCTTGTGCCGATGGCATATCATACTTAACCATCCTTTTGGAATCCGTTGACACACCACGAATAAAACTGTTTCCTTCTTCATTTGTAAATGATTCCATATACAATCCCTGAGTGTAGATTCGTTTTTCTTCAACAAGGGCTGGTATGGATATATTTTTTTCGATCATTTTTTTAAAATGGTGGCTATCCACGGCAATAAAAGATGTATCCGTATCCCTTCCGATTTCAGGAAAATCTTCAGGGTTCATACCTACAATATGAAAAAGAAGATTATTTTCTCCTATTTCGATCCATCTGTTTTCTATTTCGCTGAGAAGAATTGTTTCTGAAGGGAAACTTTTAACTATTTCGTATAGTTTTTTAGCATTAATGCAAACAGTTCCCGTTTCCTGTATATCGGCAGGATAGATACCCGTAAAGTCTGTTTCAAGATCCGTTGATTCTATGCGCAGGGTTCCATCCTGCTCACCCGTAAGACGTACGGTAGACGTTATAAAAAGATTGGTTTTTCTTCCTGCTATGCCTTGAATTTTTGCAAGGACTTCATTGATTTCATTTTTTATGAGTCGGCATTTCATTTTTTTCTCCGCTTTATTTGCCTTTGTTTTTATTTTTTACATTTTTGCAAAAAACCTCTCTTTTTTACCAGCCTTTTTTTCTTTTTACAATTTTTGTTTTTTATTCTTTTCTTATTTAATAAAAACTCATAATAAGCTTTAGTCTTTTTTGTTGAAAGAGTATATAAATAGCTGTTATTTTTTCATTTTAGTCCTTTTTTTATTGTTTTTTACTCTCTTTTGTTCTGTTGAAAAAACATAACTTTTAGGTTCTTTTTTTTATTTGTTTAAAACCCGTATGGTTTTGAACATATAGTATCTGGATTTTTTTGTTCTTCGACAAAAGATGGTTGATAATTATTGTATCCTACCTGTCTTGGGTTGAACGTTTAACCCAGGCCTTCATATCTGAAAATGTTTGTTTCCATTCATCAGACGTTCGTATGGAAACAAATTCTGTAAAAAGTTGATCAATAAATTCATAGGTTTTTTGAATAAGTAAAAATTTTTCTAAAACAGCACCCTCTAACTCATCATTTTCATGAACAGAAGCCGTTTCCGGTGTTTTTAGGCTGGAAAAGCCAAGATGTTCCCCTTTAAGAATAAAGCTCCACTCATGTTCTCCAGAAATCATGATCAGTTGCATTTCCATGACCACAGCACCTTTTTTAAGGGCTACCATAGCTTCTTCTAAACCAGCTGCGTCTCCTTTGATGGTAAGGGTTTCTATACGGTCATCTCCATAGCGATTCTGCAGTACTA from Desulfobotulus pelophilus encodes:
- a CDS encoding Hsp20/alpha crystallin family protein; amino-acid sequence: MSYIKIRFGSEFDQSRSCGGSVSEMFTSVNPMFSVGQRRWNPSMDIYETEDHIIILAEIAGVEKENLELEISHKAIRIHGTRNCKISMSNTTYRLAEIFYGCFERVLFLPTTIDTEKVSASYTNGFLEINLTKKNSRNIHRVEIQSD
- the gyrB gene encoding DNA topoisomerase (ATP-hydrolyzing) subunit B gives rise to the protein MTENTYTAKNIKILEGLEAVRKRPSMYIGNIESEGLHHLVYEVVDNSIDEAMAGYCDRIEITIHTDNSVTVKDNGRGIPTEIHEKEGVPAAEVVLTKLHAGGKFDNDTYKVSGGLHGVGISVVNALSDLLELTIWQKGNVFFQTFSKGKKTSELKIIGETDLTGTQVHFKPDTTVMNTDSFVYEILSRRMRELAFLNKGIRIVIEDERSDERDDFHYEGGIRSFVEYLNRHHALIHDPIVIEGKRNDVQIEVAIQYNDSFNEKIQSFANNIHTVEGGFHLSGFKGALTRTLNAYASGDHIPKNMQAKISGDDVREGLTAIVSIRIKEPQFEGQTKTKLGNSEVKGLVESLVNEKLNLFFEENPSIARKIIVKAVEAARAREAARRARDLARSKGGMADATLPGKLAECQYSDPKERELFLVEGDSAGGSAKQARDRRFQAILPLRGKILNVEKARFDKILKSEEVKNIITVLGAGIGREEFDIEKVRYHKIVIMTDADVDGSHIRTLLLTFFYRQVPEVIAKGYMYIAQPPLYRIGKGKGGIYLKDENEYSRYLLKRVCDLKHIYVHNEETPLESEVLYTFLKNLDLFMLNQEKLQRKGYEPELMDILLGEGIKEKEDLKNEELMQRVHNHLLASGYEINQFMWNAERDIFELVVTSPERKISLEEEYATVREKKPVRIGRSFIFSQEYQRCADLSQKIKEFNRPPFQISSKETDNRETLGNLRSFYKKINEEAKKGINIQRYKGLGEMNPDQLWETTMDPDKRRLLQVKVEDAQVADDIFTLLMGDEVEPRREFIQNNALEVTMIDM
- a CDS encoding 16S rRNA (uracil(1498)-N(3))-methyltransferase, whose protein sequence is MNLLIVHPNDFISENMVSISGPRLHHIRNILKTDIDQSLAMGILNGSIGTGILASRNESRDLFQVQFSSPPPPALNVTLILALPRPKVFRRILQSITSLGVKHIILLHAFRVEKSYWQSPFLSDTSIFTQCIKGLEQAKDTMVPFIQMEKKFKPFVEDQLPLLLKDKKGYIAHPYCESSFGNPEPPAVVAIGPEGGFIPYEVQLLEKAGMQSFSMGARILTTETAASVLLSRFLPF
- the lon gene encoding endopeptidase La; the protein is MQEQQPSLELSQEKLPEILPILPLHDVVLFPKMVLPLVVRQEQSVQLIDEVMGKDRIVGFIAVKKNKDKGNPFTSPEELYETGCGAIILKMAKGEDNRAQLLVQGISRFSLKEYNAHNPYLVANIRQIEEPETKGKEIDALTSNLLDLYIQVVELSPGLPQEMAQMARNIDEPGVLADMITSTINTSHEEKQKILEITDLKKRLREVTKIVNYQLEILKIGSKIQTQVKEDMGQKQKEFYLRQQLKAIRDELGESDEPTVEVDDYRAKIAEKKLSEEARKEAERELKRLSRMHPSSAEYNVVTTYLDWMVALPWGHSTEDIIDIKKARKILDDDHYGLEKAKKRILEYLAVRKLKPDSKGPILCLAGPPGTGKTSLGRSIAKALGREFVRMALGGVRDEAEIRGHRRTYVGALPGRIIQALRRAGTDNPVFILDEIDKLGNDFRGDPSSALLEVLDPEQNHSFVDHYVDVPFDLSKVMFITTANVLHTIPPALRDRMEVIELSGYTLDEKVKISNRYIIPRQRKAHGINANQITFTNGSVRHIIEDYTREAGLRNLEREIASICRGVASRIAEGEAENVSINVMNIPRYLGPKKIHNEVNTNIKVPGVAVGLAWTPAGGDVLVIEAKAMKGKGKLTLTGQLGDVMKESVSAAMSFIKADASRLQIPEDFFENHDLHIHVPAGAIPKDGPSAGVTMLTAITSLATGRKVNQNLAMTGEITLRGEVLPVGGIKEKVLAAHRAGIRTLILPKWNEKDTEEIPKKIKKEIIFYFPDKMLDVLDIALEKGENIKKETSKEKQKPPRKPAENK
- the dnaN gene encoding DNA polymerase III subunit beta, with amino-acid sequence MKCRLIKNEINEVLAKIQGIAGRKTNLFITSTVRLTGEQDGTLRIESTDLETDFTGIYPADIQETGTVCINAKKLYEIVKSFPSETILLSEIENRWIEIGENNLLFHIVGMNPEDFPEIGRDTDTSFIAVDSHHFKKMIEKNISIPALVEEKRIYTQGLYMESFTNEEGNSFIRGVSTDSKRMVKYDMPSAQEFPFKEGSPFLLIPKKGLAELLKFLDTNLPVNIGVLNNRFVVAKETEIFSITLLEGGFPGYQDIMQMDPENIIVFNRQELIMSLRRMSILSDDEFRSIIFSFDRDKLTLMTSNPDMGESHEELTISFEREGFEVAFNPKFFMDALALVEEEEVHVYIHNSQTPCIIKGKSDNHFTSVIMPIRI